One Jannaschia sp. GRR-S6-38 genomic window carries:
- a CDS encoding DNA recombination protein RmuC, whose translation MTLDLSDPLVLAGAAGLAAVLLLAVVLALLAARLRDMGSGQAQLAGALGALREAQRAGEAQVGARLEDSATRTATALGDLQRRLATIDAAQAKIEALSGDVLGLQDILSNKQTRGAFGEIQLRDIVGRALPPDGFTWQAQLSNGRRADCLVHMPDPPGPLVIDAKFPLESYEALVADPKDPRAVTAFRAAIRSHVRAIAEKYILPGETAEGACLFLPSEAIYAELHANHPEAVREAFAARVWIVSPTTCMATLNTLRAILKDHRMREQAGEIRRALAALHRDVELIVERAGKLETHFDQARRDVEGLTVAAERAGKRAERLDAFDFAEGQVAERPKLAPVIRRG comes from the coding sequence ATGACGCTGGACCTGTCCGACCCGCTCGTGCTCGCGGGCGCGGCGGGGCTGGCGGCCGTCCTGCTGCTGGCGGTCGTGCTGGCGCTGCTGGCCGCGCGGCTGCGCGACATGGGATCGGGCCAGGCGCAGCTGGCGGGTGCGCTGGGCGCGCTGCGCGAGGCCCAGCGCGCGGGCGAGGCCCAGGTCGGCGCGCGGCTGGAGGACAGCGCGACGCGGACCGCGACGGCGCTGGGCGACCTGCAGCGCCGACTGGCCACGATCGACGCGGCGCAGGCCAAGATCGAGGCGCTGTCGGGCGACGTGCTGGGCCTGCAGGACATCCTGTCGAACAAGCAGACCCGCGGCGCCTTCGGCGAGATCCAGCTGCGCGACATCGTGGGCCGCGCCCTGCCGCCCGACGGCTTCACCTGGCAGGCGCAATTGTCGAACGGGCGGCGCGCCGATTGCCTGGTCCACATGCCCGACCCGCCGGGGCCGCTGGTCATCGACGCGAAGTTCCCGCTGGAAAGCTATGAGGCGCTGGTGGCCGACCCGAAGGACCCGCGCGCCGTCACCGCCTTCCGCGCCGCGATCCGCAGCCATGTGCGCGCCATCGCGGAGAAATACATCCTGCCCGGCGAGACGGCGGAGGGCGCCTGCCTGTTCCTGCCGTCGGAGGCGATCTATGCCGAGCTGCACGCCAACCACCCCGAGGCCGTGCGCGAGGCCTTCGCGGCGCGGGTCTGGATCGTCTCGCCCACCACATGCATGGCGACGCTGAACACGCTGCGCGCGATCCTCAAGGACCACCGGATGCGCGAACAGGCGGGCGAGATCCGCCGCGCGCTGGCCGCGCTGCATCGCGACGTGGAGCTGATCGTCGAGCGGGCGGGCAAGCTGGAGACGCATTTCGACCAGGCCCGCCGCGACGTGGAAGGGCTGACCGTGGCCGCCGAACGCGCGGGCAAGCGCGCCGAGCGGCTGGACGCCTTCGATTTCGCCGAAGGCCAGGTGGCGGAGCGCCCGAAGCTCGCGCCGGTGATCCGGCGGGGGTGA
- a CDS encoding peptide-methionine (R)-S-oxide reductase codes for MRDLSLSRRSVLGSLSASASLAAIGTGAQAATGDAAGPRFTPEIQRSEAEWRAMLTADEYLVLREGGTEAPRSDPRWDSLEAGIYCCKGCDLPAFDARHKVVLDKGWLFFRLAETDAVLTSIDRTVYDQFARRGGGDSTPMRAPEMPGAETLSEEEQALLDSLLAIEVHCRRCASHLGHHLLIERKMLYCINGISLNFATDAA; via the coding sequence ATGCGCGATCTCTCCCTCAGCCGCCGATCCGTCCTCGGCTCGCTCTCCGCCTCCGCCTCGCTTGCCGCGATCGGCACCGGCGCGCAGGCCGCAACGGGCGATGCGGCGGGCCCGCGGTTCACGCCCGAAATCCAGCGCAGCGAGGCCGAATGGCGCGCGATGCTCACGGCGGACGAATACCTCGTCCTGCGCGAGGGCGGGACCGAGGCGCCCCGATCCGATCCCCGATGGGACAGCCTCGAGGCCGGGATCTATTGCTGCAAGGGCTGCGACCTTCCGGCCTTCGACGCGCGCCACAAGGTCGTGCTGGACAAGGGCTGGCTGTTCTTCCGCCTGGCCGAGACGGATGCGGTCCTGACCTCCATCGACCGGACGGTCTACGATCAGTTCGCCCGCCGGGGCGGCGGCGACAGCACGCCGATGCGCGCGCCCGAGATGCCCGGGGCCGAGACGCTGTCCGAGGAGGAGCAGGCCCTGCTCGACAGCCTTCTGGCGATCGAGGTGCATTGCCGCCGCTGCGCGTCCCACCTGGGCCACCACCTGCTGATCGAACGCAAGATGCTCTATTGCATCAACGGCATCAGCCTGAATTTCGCGACCGACGCGGCCTGA
- the pheS gene encoding phenylalanine--tRNA ligase subunit alpha: MDDLREKYLGRILQASDEAALEAVRLEAVGKKGEVALKMRELGRMTPEERQAAGPALNALKDEINSAIAARRASLEDSALEARLAAEWLDVTLPVRPRRQGTIHPVSQVTEEVTAIFADMGFAVAEGPQIETDWYNFDALNIPGHHPARAEMDTFYMARAEGDNRPPHVLRTHTSPVQIRAMEAQNAPLRIICPGRVYRADYDQTHTPMFHQVEGLAVEKDISMANLKWCLEEFCRAFFEVDGIELRFRASHFPFTEPSAEVDIRCSWEGGTLKLGEGDDWMEILGSGMVHPKVLRAGGIDPDQWQGFAFGMGIDRIAMLKYGIPDLRAFFDSDLRWLKHYGFGALQAPTRHAG, encoded by the coding sequence ATGGACGATCTGCGCGAGAAATATCTGGGCCGCATCCTGCAGGCCTCCGACGAGGCCGCGCTGGAAGCGGTGCGCCTGGAAGCGGTCGGCAAGAAGGGCGAGGTCGCGCTCAAGATGCGCGAGCTGGGCCGCATGACCCCCGAGGAGCGCCAGGCTGCCGGCCCCGCGCTCAATGCGCTCAAGGACGAGATCAATTCCGCCATCGCCGCGCGCCGCGCCTCGCTCGAGGATAGCGCGCTCGAGGCGCGGCTGGCCGCCGAATGGCTCGACGTGACGCTGCCGGTGCGCCCCCGCCGGCAGGGCACGATCCACCCCGTCAGCCAGGTCACCGAGGAGGTCACCGCGATCTTCGCCGATATGGGTTTCGCCGTGGCCGAGGGCCCGCAGATCGAGACCGACTGGTACAATTTCGACGCGCTCAACATCCCCGGCCACCACCCCGCCCGGGCCGAGATGGACACGTTCTACATGGCGCGGGCCGAGGGCGACAATCGCCCGCCCCACGTGCTGCGAACGCACACCTCGCCGGTGCAGATCCGCGCGATGGAGGCGCAGAACGCGCCCCTGCGCATCATCTGCCCGGGGCGCGTCTACCGCGCCGATTACGACCAGACCCACACGCCGATGTTCCACCAGGTCGAGGGGCTGGCGGTCGAGAAGGACATCTCGATGGCCAACCTGAAATGGTGCCTCGAGGAATTCTGCCGTGCTTTCTTCGAGGTGGACGGCATCGAGCTGCGCTTCCGCGCCTCGCATTTCCCCTTCACCGAACCCTCGGCCGAGGTCGATATCCGCTGTTCCTGGGAAGGCGGCACGCTGAAGCTCGGGGAAGGCGACGATTGGATGGAGATCCTCGGCTCCGGCATGGTGCATCCCAAGGTGCTGCGCGCCGGCGGGATCGACCCGGATCAGTGGCAGGGCTTTGCCTTCGGCATGGGCATCGACCGGATCGCGATGCTGAAATATGGCATCCCCGACCTGCGCGCCTTCTTCGACAGCGATCTGCGCTGGCTGAAGCATTACGGCTTCGGCGCGCTGCAGGCCCCCACGCGCCACGCGGGGTGA
- the rpmI gene encoding 50S ribosomal protein L35 — MPKMKTKSSAKKRFKVSATGKVIGGQAGKRHGMIKRHKKFIRDARGTTVLSAPDAKIVKGFMPYDR, encoded by the coding sequence ATGCCCAAGATGAAGACCAAGTCGAGCGCCAAGAAGCGCTTCAAGGTGTCGGCGACCGGAAAGGTCATCGGCGGTCAGGCTGGCAAGCGCCACGGCATGATCAAGCGCCACAAGAAGTTCATCCGCGACGCCCGCGGCACCACCGTCCTGTCCGCCCCTGACGCCAAGATCGTCAAGGGCTTCATGCCCTACGATCGCTGA
- the rnr gene encoding ribonuclease R, which yields MSQLPTKGQILQWIVDNPALTSKRDIAKAFGIKGAARIDLKRVLRELEEEGHLSKRKRSYDDPNRLPPVSVLTVTGTDRDGDLFLAPAEWRGDGDAPRILFMPKEGDPALAEGDRVLARLTEVSGEDHEFEGRLIRRIGTGPRKLLGIYRVGSEGGRILPIDKGADREWRVSAADTGEARDGELVEAEQTGGRGRMGLPKAKIVTRLGDPGAAKAVSLIAIHQHGLRDEFPDEAVAEAEAAQPPKLGGRTDLRELPLITIDPSDARDRDDACFAQADDDPKNPGGHVVWVAIADVAAYVTPGSALDREARLRGNSTYFPDRVVPMLPEALSGDLCSLHEGVERACVAVRMVFDAQGNARGHRFHRGLMHSRASLAYQEVQAAMDGAPSDRTEPLLEEVIKPLYAAYGALKDARERRQPLDLDLPERRIEIDEDGTVTSVAFRERLDAHRLIEEFMIAANVAAAETLEAKKSPLLYRVHEEPPAEKLESLRETAKASGFSLPKGQVLKTATLNRLLHEAAQTELSELISMSTLRAMTQAYYAPHNFGHFGLALRSYAHFTSPIRRYSDLIVHRALIAAHDWGPDPRSDGLSAWDIENLEATGQVISEAERRSMVAERDTNDRYLAAFLADKVGAEFAGHVSGVQSFGVFVRLDKTGADGLIPVRSLGAEYFRYDRDAQTLTGTETRTEIGLGARVTVRLAEAAPVTGGLVLELLSVDGAALPNRGRGGRPGARGPGRGKGAPKKAGKRKLRKKR from the coding sequence ATGAGCCAGCTTCCGACCAAGGGGCAGATCCTGCAATGGATCGTCGACAACCCCGCCCTCACCTCCAAGCGCGACATCGCCAAGGCCTTCGGGATCAAGGGCGCGGCGCGGATCGACCTCAAGCGCGTGCTGCGCGAGCTGGAGGAGGAGGGCCATCTTTCCAAGCGAAAGCGCAGCTATGATGACCCGAACCGCCTGCCGCCGGTCTCGGTGCTGACGGTCACCGGGACCGACCGGGACGGCGACCTGTTCCTCGCCCCCGCGGAGTGGCGCGGCGACGGCGACGCGCCCCGCATCCTGTTCATGCCCAAGGAGGGCGATCCCGCGCTGGCCGAGGGCGACCGGGTGCTGGCGCGGCTGACCGAGGTATCGGGCGAGGACCACGAGTTCGAGGGCCGGCTGATCCGCCGCATCGGGACCGGGCCGCGCAAGCTTCTGGGGATCTACCGCGTGGGCTCGGAGGGCGGGCGCATCCTGCCCATCGACAAGGGCGCCGACCGCGAATGGCGCGTCTCGGCCGCGGACACGGGCGAGGCGCGCGACGGCGAGCTGGTCGAGGCCGAGCAGACCGGCGGGCGCGGGCGCATGGGGCTGCCCAAGGCCAAGATCGTCACCCGGCTGGGCGATCCGGGCGCGGCGAAGGCGGTCAGCCTGATCGCCATCCACCAGCACGGGCTGCGCGACGAATTCCCCGACGAGGCCGTGGCCGAGGCCGAGGCGGCCCAGCCGCCCAAGCTGGGCGGGCGCACCGACCTGCGCGAGCTGCCGCTGATCACCATCGACCCGTCGGATGCGCGCGACCGCGACGACGCCTGTTTCGCGCAGGCCGATGACGACCCGAAGAACCCCGGCGGCCACGTGGTCTGGGTCGCGATTGCCGATGTCGCGGCCTATGTCACGCCCGGCTCGGCGCTCGACCGCGAGGCGCGGCTGCGCGGGAACTCGACCTATTTCCCCGACCGCGTCGTGCCGATGCTGCCCGAGGCGCTGTCGGGCGATCTGTGCTCACTGCACGAAGGGGTGGAGCGCGCCTGCGTCGCGGTGCGCATGGTCTTCGACGCGCAGGGCAACGCGCGCGGCCACCGCTTCCACCGCGGGCTGATGCATTCGCGCGCGAGCCTCGCCTACCAGGAGGTGCAGGCCGCCATGGACGGCGCGCCGAGCGACCGGACCGAACCGCTGCTGGAGGAGGTGATCAAGCCGCTCTACGCCGCCTACGGCGCGCTGAAGGACGCGCGCGAACGGCGCCAGCCGCTAGATCTGGACCTGCCGGAGCGGCGGATCGAGATCGACGAGGACGGCACCGTCACCTCGGTCGCCTTCCGCGAGCGGCTGGATGCGCACCGGCTGATCGAGGAGTTCATGATCGCCGCCAATGTCGCCGCCGCCGAGACGCTGGAGGCGAAGAAGAGCCCGCTGCTCTACCGCGTCCACGAGGAGCCGCCGGCGGAGAAGCTGGAGAGCTTGCGCGAGACGGCCAAGGCCTCGGGGTTTTCGCTGCCCAAGGGGCAGGTCCTGAAGACCGCGACTCTGAACCGGCTGCTGCACGAGGCGGCGCAGACCGAGCTGTCGGAGCTGATCTCGATGTCGACGCTGCGCGCGATGACGCAGGCCTATTACGCGCCGCATAATTTCGGGCATTTCGGGCTGGCGCTGCGCAGCTATGCGCATTTCACCTCGCCGATCCGGCGCTATTCCGACCTAATCGTCCACCGCGCGCTGATCGCCGCGCATGACTGGGGCCCGGACCCGCGCAGCGACGGGCTGAGCGCCTGGGATATCGAGAACCTGGAGGCGACGGGTCAGGTCATCTCCGAGGCGGAACGGCGGTCGATGGTGGCCGAGCGGGACACGAACGACCGCTACCTGGCGGCCTTCCTGGCCGACAAGGTGGGGGCGGAATTCGCCGGCCACGTTTCGGGGGTGCAGAGCTTCGGGGTCTTCGTGCGCCTCGACAAGACCGGCGCGGACGGGCTGATTCCGGTGCGCTCGCTCGGGGCGGAATATTTCCGCTACGACCGCGACGCGCAGACGCTGACCGGGACCGAGACGCGGACCGAGATCGGGCTGGGCGCCCGGGTGACGGTGCGGCTGGCCGAGGCGGCGCCGGTGACGGGCGGGCTGGTGCTGGAGCTTTTGTCGGTGGATGGCGCGGCGCTGCCCAACCGCGGACGCGGCGGCCGGCCTGGCGCGCGCGGCCCGGGCCGGGGCAAGGGCGCGCCGAAGAAGGCGGGCAAGCGGAAGTTGCGAAAGAAGCGGTAG
- a CDS encoding N-formylglutamate amidohydrolase, with the protein MDGPSFHIVAADAPSRWVVTCDHATNRVPPSVGGGTLGLSEADMARHIAWDVGAGGVTRHLARLLDGTAILTDFSRLVIDPNRGEDDPTLLMRLYDGTIIPANRHADPAERERRLAAFHRPYHEALEALLSARRDPVICAVHSFTPQLRGRPYRPWQVGVLFAEDRRLSDPLVARLQSEPDLCVGVNEPYSGALPGDAMDRHALSRGRLHVLIELRNDLISDEAGQQYWAERLVPHLAGALEDFENARD; encoded by the coding sequence ATGGACGGCCCCTCCTTCCACATCGTCGCCGCGGACGCGCCGTCGCGCTGGGTGGTGACCTGCGATCACGCCACCAACCGGGTGCCGCCCTCGGTCGGCGGCGGGACGCTGGGCCTGTCCGAGGCGGACATGGCGCGGCACATCGCCTGGGACGTGGGCGCCGGCGGCGTCACGCGGCACCTCGCGCGCCTGCTGGACGGCACGGCGATCCTGACCGATTTCTCGCGGCTGGTGATCGACCCGAACCGGGGCGAGGACGACCCGACCCTGCTGATGCGGCTCTACGACGGCACGATCATCCCCGCGAACCGCCATGCCGACCCGGCGGAGCGCGAACGCCGCCTCGCCGCCTTTCACCGCCCCTACCACGAGGCGCTGGAAGCGCTGCTTTCGGCGCGGCGGGACCCGGTGATCTGCGCGGTCCATTCCTTCACGCCGCAATTGCGGGGGCGGCCCTACCGGCCGTGGCAGGTCGGCGTCCTCTTCGCCGAGGATCGGCGGCTGTCGGACCCGCTGGTGGCCCGCCTGCAGAGCGAGCCGGATCTCTGCGTGGGCGTGAACGAGCCCTATTCCGGCGCCCTGCCCGGCGATGCGATGGACCGCCACGCGCTGAGCCGGGGCCGGCTGCATGTCTTGATCGAGCTGCGCAACGACCTCATCTCGGATGAGGCGGGGCAGCAATACTGGGCCGAGCGTCTCGTCCCGCATCTGGCCGGCGCCCTGGAGGATTTCGAGAATGCCCGAGATTGA
- a CDS encoding SGNH/GDSL hydrolase family protein produces MRIALLLPLLLSACVAASPREGAILAIGDSVMAWNGWQGIPEVTAAALGRPVTDRSQSLARISNGSGVAAALGFDISRQFRGGDWDWVILTGGGNDIRDVCATPEIGAARDALVGPDLTGEIPRLIARIRATGAKVGIVGYYDGAEASPTGFTPCQPEFTIMNERFARLAAGDPGLVFLDAGEVIDPGDRTLYAPDLVHPSPSGSARIGRALAARMQAAEAR; encoded by the coding sequence ATGCGCATCGCCCTGCTTCTGCCCCTCCTCCTTTCCGCCTGCGTCGCCGCCAGCCCGCGCGAGGGCGCGATCCTCGCCATCGGCGACAGCGTCATGGCGTGGAACGGCTGGCAGGGCATTCCCGAGGTCACCGCCGCCGCGCTGGGGCGGCCGGTGACGGACCGGTCGCAATCGCTGGCCCGCATCTCGAACGGCAGCGGCGTGGCGGCGGCGCTGGGCTTCGACATCTCGCGGCAGTTCCGGGGCGGGGACTGGGACTGGGTCATCCTGACGGGCGGCGGCAACGATATCCGCGACGTCTGCGCCACGCCCGAAATCGGCGCGGCGCGGGACGCGCTGGTTGGTCCCGACCTGACGGGCGAGATCCCGCGGCTGATCGCCCGGATCCGCGCGACCGGCGCGAAGGTCGGCATCGTCGGCTATTACGACGGGGCCGAGGCCAGCCCGACCGGCTTCACCCCCTGCCAGCCGGAATTCACGATCATGAACGAGCGCTTCGCCCGGCTCGCGGCGGGCGATCCGGGGCTCGTGTTCCTCGACGCGGGCGAGGTGATCGATCCGGGCGACCGGACGCTCTACGCGCCGGATCTGGTGCATCCGAGCCCCTCGGGCTCCGCGCGGATCGGCCGGGCGCTCGCGGCGCGGATGCAGGCCGCCGAGGCGCGATAG
- a CDS encoding lytic murein transglycosylase — MRSMRFALILVLLATPAWAEAPPLSPRPAPRAEIPADRPLAPTPAAAITDQARLDRWLDGYRARARDAGIDAATLNATLPGLRYLPEVIRLDRNQSEFTKTIWDYLDTAVSDLRVRNGRAAMARYAEALARIEDRHGVPAEIVTAIWGVESSYGAYRGNVPTLAALATLAADSRRGAFFEEQLTEALRIVQLREVAPAAMLGSWAGAMGHTQFLPTSWRDHAQDFDGDGRRNLWGTDPRDALESTAAYLRANGWTPGQPWGVEVILPDGFEYRLTGERVEKTAAEWAALGVTRPGGGALPDAGPISIRVPAGHEGAAFATYGNFRALESYNTADAYVIGVGHLADRLAGGPPLVGGWPRQDRALSFDERIAMQEGLRAAGFDPLKIDAKIGPDTLDAIQRWQTREGLVPDGYVDVELLSRLLGG, encoded by the coding sequence CTGCGGTCCATGCGTTTTGCCCTGATCCTCGTCCTTCTCGCCACGCCCGCTTGGGCCGAGGCCCCGCCCCTTTCGCCGCGCCCGGCGCCGCGCGCCGAGATCCCGGCGGACCGTCCACTGGCCCCGACCCCGGCCGCCGCGATCACCGACCAGGCGCGGCTCGACCGCTGGCTCGACGGCTACCGCGCCCGGGCGCGGGACGCGGGCATCGACGCGGCCACGCTCAACGCGACGCTGCCCGGCTTGCGCTACCTGCCGGAGGTCATCCGGCTGGACCGCAACCAGTCGGAATTCACCAAGACGATCTGGGATTACCTCGATACCGCGGTGAGCGACCTGCGGGTGCGCAACGGGCGGGCCGCGATGGCGCGATACGCCGAGGCGCTGGCGCGGATCGAGGACCGGCACGGCGTCCCCGCCGAGATCGTCACCGCGATCTGGGGCGTCGAGAGCAGCTACGGCGCCTATCGCGGCAACGTTCCCACCCTCGCGGCGCTGGCGACGCTGGCCGCCGACTCGCGCCGCGGCGCCTTTTTCGAGGAACAGCTGACCGAGGCGCTGCGCATCGTGCAGCTGCGCGAGGTCGCGCCGGCGGCGATGCTGGGATCCTGGGCGGGAGCGATGGGCCATACGCAGTTCCTGCCGACATCCTGGCGCGACCACGCGCAGGATTTCGACGGCGACGGGCGGCGCAATCTCTGGGGGACGGACCCGCGCGACGCGCTGGAATCGACGGCGGCCTATCTGCGCGCCAATGGCTGGACGCCGGGCCAGCCCTGGGGGGTCGAGGTGATCCTGCCGGACGGGTTCGAGTATCGCCTGACCGGCGAGCGCGTCGAGAAGACGGCCGCCGAATGGGCCGCGCTCGGCGTGACGCGCCCGGGCGGCGGGGCGCTGCCCGATGCGGGGCCGATCTCGATCCGGGTGCCCGCGGGGCACGAGGGCGCCGCCTTTGCGACCTATGGCAATTTCCGCGCGCTGGAGAGCTACAACACCGCCGATGCCTATGTCATCGGCGTGGGCCATCTGGCCGACCGACTGGCGGGCGGGCCGCCGCTTGTCGGGGGGTGGCCGCGGCAGGATCGAGCGCTGAGCTTCGACGAGCGGATCGCGATGCAGGAGGGGCTGCGCGCCGCCGGGTTCGACCCGCTGAAGATCGACGCGAAGATCGGCCCCGACACGCTGGACGCCATCCAGCGCTGGCAGACGCGCGAGGGGCTGGTGCCCGACGGCTATGTCGATGTGGAATTGTTGTCGCGGTTGCTGGGCGGCTGA
- a CDS encoding DUF1244 domain-containing protein: MDPQTRIELEAAAFRRLRRHLMEDRPDAQNIDLMNLAGFCRNCLSRWYGEAAAERGIEMSKEEAREIFYGMPYSEWKARHQAEATPEQTAAFETSFAANVGEAGDG, encoded by the coding sequence ATTGACCCGCAGACCCGGATCGAACTGGAAGCCGCCGCCTTTCGGCGCCTGCGCCGGCACCTGATGGAGGACCGGCCGGACGCGCAGAATATCGACCTGATGAACCTGGCCGGGTTCTGCCGCAACTGCCTGTCGCGCTGGTATGGCGAGGCCGCCGCCGAGCGTGGCATCGAGATGTCGAAGGAGGAGGCGCGCGAGATCTTCTACGGCATGCCCTATTCCGAGTGGAAGGCCCGCCACCAGGCCGAGGCCACGCCCGAACAGACGGCCGCCTTCGAGACGAGCTTCGCCGCGAATGTCGGCGAAGCGGGCGACGGCTGA
- the rplT gene encoding 50S ribosomal protein L20: MSRVTSGKVTHARHKKVLKAAKGYYGRRSKTFRTATQAVDKANQYATRDRKNRKRSFRALWIQRINAAVRAHDAEMTYSRFINALSKAGIEVDRKVLADLAVHEPEAFAAIVEQAKAAA; the protein is encoded by the coding sequence ATGTCCCGAGTCACTTCCGGCAAGGTCACGCACGCCCGCCACAAGAAGGTCCTGAAGGCCGCGAAAGGCTATTACGGCCGCCGCTCCAAGACCTTCCGCACCGCCACGCAGGCCGTCGACAAGGCCAACCAGTACGCCACGCGCGACCGCAAGAACCGCAAGCGCAGCTTCCGCGCGCTGTGGATCCAGCGGATCAACGCCGCCGTCCGCGCGCATGACGCCGAGATGACCTATTCGCGCTTCATCAACGCGCTGTCCAAGGCCGGGATCGAGGTCGACCGCAAGGTCCTCGCCGATCTCGCCGTGCACGAGCCCGAGGCCTTCGCCGCCATCGTCGAGCAGGCCAAGGCCGCCGCCTGA
- the pyk gene encoding pyruvate kinase gives MRRHRNVKIVATLGPASDDYDTIRALFEAGADVFRLNMSHGGHEDIRARHNTIRDIERDTGRPICILADLQGPKLRCGVFKDDEAEILEGQPFRFDLDDAPGDATRVQLPHREIFEALKPGGHLLVNDGKLRLKVDSCGPDFADCTVITGGTISNRKGVNVPDVVLPLAALSAKDRKDLEFVCELGVDWLALSFVQRAADVAEARALAKGRAAILSKIEKPAAVEAFDEILAASDGIMVARGDLGVECPVQAVPPIQKRLIRKCRAAAKPVIVATQMLESMIDSPVPTRAEVSDVAQAIYEGTDAIMLSAESAAGSYPVEAVTTMNAVAEEVERDPTYREIIEASRSSKLSSTADGIVAAAREIAETTDIAAICVFSHSGSTALKVSRERPRVPIVALTPITETARRMVLSWGTYCVLTQPVERFKFAVVSGVRAAKAGGFAEPSDQVVVMAGIPFGKSGTTNILRVAPCDEQLIFGPEVD, from the coding sequence ATGAGACGCCATCGCAACGTCAAGATCGTCGCCACGCTCGGTCCCGCTTCCGACGACTACGACACGATCCGCGCGCTGTTCGAGGCCGGGGCGGACGTGTTCCGCCTCAACATGAGCCATGGCGGCCACGAGGATATCCGCGCCCGTCACAACACCATCCGCGACATCGAACGCGACACCGGCCGGCCGATCTGCATCCTGGCCGACCTGCAGGGCCCCAAGCTGCGCTGCGGCGTCTTCAAGGACGACGAGGCCGAGATCCTGGAAGGCCAGCCGTTCCGCTTCGATCTGGATGACGCGCCCGGCGACGCCACCCGCGTGCAGCTGCCCCATCGGGAGATCTTCGAGGCGCTCAAGCCCGGCGGCCACCTGCTGGTTAATGACGGCAAGCTGCGCCTGAAGGTCGATAGCTGCGGGCCCGATTTCGCCGATTGCACCGTGATCACCGGCGGCACGATCTCGAATCGCAAGGGCGTGAACGTGCCCGACGTGGTGCTGCCGCTCGCGGCGCTGTCGGCCAAGGACCGCAAGGACCTGGAATTCGTCTGCGAGCTGGGCGTCGACTGGCTGGCGCTCAGCTTCGTGCAGCGCGCCGCCGACGTGGCCGAGGCGCGGGCGCTGGCCAAGGGCCGCGCAGCGATCCTGTCGAAGATCGAAAAGCCCGCCGCGGTCGAGGCGTTCGACGAGATTCTCGCGGCCTCCGACGGCATCATGGTGGCGCGCGGTGACCTGGGCGTCGAATGCCCCGTCCAGGCGGTGCCGCCGATCCAGAAGCGTCTGATCCGCAAATGCCGCGCCGCCGCCAAGCCGGTGATCGTCGCCACGCAGATGCTCGAGTCGATGATCGACAGCCCGGTGCCGACCCGCGCCGAGGTCTCCGACGTGGCGCAGGCGATCTACGAGGGCACCGACGCGATCATGCTCTCGGCCGAATCCGCCGCCGGGTCCTATCCGGTGGAGGCGGTGACCACGATGAACGCCGTCGCCGAGGAGGTCGAGCGCGACCCCACCTATCGCGAGATCATCGAGGCCAGCCGCTCCTCCAAGCTCTCCTCCACCGCCGACGGCATCGTCGCTGCCGCCCGCGAGATCGCCGAGACGACCGACATCGCCGCGATCTGCGTCTTCTCGCATTCCGGCTCGACCGCGCTGAAGGTCAGCCGCGAGCGGCCGCGCGTCCCGATCGTCGCGCTCACGCCGATCACCGAGACGGCCCGGCGGATGGTCCTGTCCTGGGGCACCTATTGCGTGCTGACCCAGCCGGTCGAGCGCTTCAAGTTCGCCGTCGTCTCGGGGGTGCGCGCTGCCAAGGCCGGCGGCTTCGCCGAGCCCTCGGACCAGGTCGTCGTCATGGCGGGCATCCCTTTCGGCAAGTCGGGCACCACCAACATCCTGCGGGTCGCACCCTGCGACGAGCAGCTGATCTTCGGGCCCGAGGTCGACTGA